The Wansuia hejianensis genomic interval TCACTTTGGGCCGAGAATAGCTGCCTGTCTATTTTGATGGACAGCTTCACATTTTCCGTATGCATATCGGAAAACCACATTTCCATAGTCAGTCCTCCTCTTTTTCCATTTCACAGTCTTCTCACCGCGCCGCGCTCATGACTCCCTTCAGCACGTTCAGATAACGGATGTCAGAATCCTCCGGCCCCGTCATGGAGCAGCCCTTTTCCTTGGCATACACGATATAATCCAAAATCTCCTGTGTGATCGCCTCACCCGGAGCCAGGATCGGTATACCCGGGGGATAGCACATGACGAACTCGCTGCAGACCCTGCCCGCCGCCTGCTCCAGCGGCACAGCCTCCTTTTCCGCGTAAAAGGATTCCTGCGGTGTGGTCACCACATGAGGATCGATATATTCCTGAGAAAGCATGCCGGCCTTATCCTTCTGATATCTCCGTTTGACCTCAGACAAAGCACTGACCAGCCGCTCCACCTCCTGCCGGCGGTCGCCAATGGACAGATAGGCCAGAACATTCCCGATATCCCCGAATTCAATCTGGATATCATACTCATCCCGCAGAATGTCATAAACCTCAATGCCGGCCAACCCGATCTCCAGCGTATGTACAGAAAGCTTCGTTGTATCAAAATCATAAATGCTGTTCCCGTTGATTAGTTCCCGTGAAAACGCATAGTATCCGCCGATCTTATTGATCTCCTCCCGGGCATATTCCGCCAGAGCTGCCACTCTCTGAAACGACTCTCTCCCCCGGAGCGCCAGATTCCTCCTGGAAATATCCAGGCTGGAAAGCAAGAGATAGGAGCCGCTGGTAGTCTGGCTCAGATTGATGATCTGCCGGACATATCCTTCCTTCATCCCTTTCCCGATCAGAAGCAGTGAGCTCTGCGTCAGGCTTCCGCCTGACTTATGCATGCTGATAGAAGACATATCGGCGCCCGCTTCCATGGCAGAGACAGGGAGATTTTCACCAAAATAGAAATGTGTCCCGTGGGCCTCATCCACCAGGACTTTCATCCCGTGCGCATGGGCCAGCTTGACAATCGTCCTCAGATCAGAACAGACCCCGTAATAGGTGGGATTATTCACAAATACCGCCACAGCATCCGGATTCTGCCGGATGGCCTGTTCCACCTGAGAAACCTTCATGCCCAGGGAAATGCCCAGGCTGGGCTTCACGTCCGGGTTCACGTAGATGGGCTTCGCTCCGCAGAGTACCAGCGAGTTAATGGCGCTCCGGTGGACATTTCGGGGCAGTATGATCTTGTCGCCTTTTTTGCAGCAGGATAAGATCATGGCCTGCACGGCTGAGGTGGTCCCTCCCACCATCAAAAAAGCATGGCTGGCGCCAAAAGCTTCTGCCGCCAGTTCCTCCGCTTCCCGGATGACCGACACCGGATGGCAGAGGTTGTCCAGAGGCTTCATGGAATTCACATCGATCCCCACGCACTTCTCCCCCAGCAGCTCCACCAGCTCCGGATTCCCCCGACCATGCTTATGTCCCGGTACGTCAAAAGGCACCACCCGCATCCGGCGGAAACGTTCCAGTGCCTCGTAAATGGGCGCTTTCTTCTGTGATAATTCAGACATGATTTTCTCCCTCACTTTCCATATCGGACGCACGGCCATACCGGCTTGCCCGTCCGGGGCTTTTATAGTAAAAAAAACGCAGGCAGGAATGCTGACAACATTCTTGCTTGCGTTCTGATTATCTATCTATCAAAAGGTCTTGTGCCTGCGGCAGAGTACCGTAGACATATAGAGACCTTCCGCCTCCGGCGGATATGCAGATATATTTTCATTAGAGTCTATATAGCAAATATTTCACTTTTAATACTCTTATTGACCGTTTCACAAGTTGATGTGTTGCATCCAACACCGGTTATGAAGTAACCAACTTATAAAATTTGAGCTTCTAACTCAATCAATAAGGCAACGCTGTTGCCAAAATATTTGCATGGAAACTCTAATCGAATCTGCGTTCCATACGCTTTGTATTATATAATAAAACCCTCCGGAAAGCAAGGGATTTTAAAAATTAAACGGCTTACACATTCAGCCAATTTATAAAAGCTGTACCATATACCCTCCTCTAATCCTCTTCGGCAGCCATTTCCCACTGCAGCCTTTGTCTTGCCAGCTTCGCTCTGGCCTGTTTGCGCCGCCTTTCTCTTCTCACATGCAGCACAAACAAATACCAAGAAATCACTAATACTGCTATGGACACGACTACAGCCGGTAAAATCAGACTTCCCTTGCAGCCCCGTTCCGCATCTGCCGGTTTCAGAGCCATCTGCACACGGGGGCCGGATTTTCCGGAATCATCTCCCTCCCCTTCCCCGGCTCCCGTGGGAACCGGTTCGCTCGATACCGGTTCCGGAGTGAAATTTACTGACACCGTATGATCTGACTGAATGTTCTCCAGCGTATATCCGTCCGGATAGGCGGCAATATCCACAGGCGTACCGTCCACAGCGAGGGCGGACAATTCATAACCCGGATTCGGCGTATAAGTGATGGGATAGCTTTCTCCTCTGGAAACCCGGGTGGAGCCTTCGGTGACCGTTCCCTTATCTCCAGTCACATTCACCGTGAAGTAGTAGGGCAAAACTGTCCGGTAAAAACAGCATCTTCTGCCGCCAGAGCTATCTACCACGTTGACTATCGTCAGAAAAACCCCCTGTTCCAGCTCGCAGATAGATTCCGCCTCAATCTGGATATAGTCCATCAGCTGAAAATCCAGAGGCACAGATGCCACTGTCGTTCTCCTGGAAAGGGAATAAACATGCATATATTCTCCAATATTCATTCCATAAGTGAGAGGAAAATTGATCACATAATCCCCGCTCACACAGAGATCCTGAAAATTATATCCCGGCGAGGGATCGGCCGGTCCCTGATCATCCAGCAGCTGGAAATTTTCATCCAGTATTTTTATGCTGTAGCCGCCCGTCCCGTCTGTCTGTATCACATATTGATTTTCTTCCCTCCGGTATCCGATTCCCAGGATATTGTAGCTGTCGCTCACCTTGATTTTCCCCTTCAGAGCAAGCGTATTGGGGTCCATGACATACAGGCACCCCCCGTTGTCCCCATGTGTATTTGTATACAGGGCCACATAGATTTCCCCGGTATTGGGATTGTAGGCCATTCCGTTGCCATGCTCCCAGTCGGTGTCCGCCACTCGCTTCGCCAGGGAATACTGCTGGACTGGTTGGCCGTTCTCATCTACAGAATTCCGGTAGTACGCCGATACAGTATCCGGCTGGCCCGGATCGTCGGCGGTATTTTCAATACTGATAATATAATGTTCTGTGACACATACAGACTGCATCACGCCATTAGGGGTCAGCAGCGCGTCTTCAAATAGCTTTTCCCAGGTGATATGGGAGAACGCTTCATCTCCCGCAATTTCTGCGCGGCAATCGGCCGCAGTTCCCTTCAGGACTGCGGCTGACAGCGCCATCATACAGATAGCCGTCCTTATTCTTCTATATCTCCCGTGCTTTCCCCTCAAAATCTCTTTGTTTCCTTTCACTCGCCGTTTCCCGTCAGCTTCTTCGGAGGTTCTCTTCCCCCCTGCAGGTGCAGGGCGCATAGACCACGCATTTACCGCATACTTCGCTGCCCACGCTGTTCGCTTCCCCGTACTGGTTGACGTAAGAGCTGCCAAATTCCGTATATTTCAGAGCATTAAGCTTCAGCAGATCATAGCATTTATGGCGGTCATAGCCCTCCAGCGTCAGCGCCCCTGCCGGACAATGCTTCACACAGACCCCGCAGCTGCCATCTTTTTTATAGAGGCACTGCTCTTCACCGCAAACGGAATCCGGTTCCACATCCAGGTTTGTCACTACGGTTGTATACCGTCCGCAGCATCCGGCCTCTGTAATCAGCATGTTATTGACGCCGAAGGTCCCCAGCCCCGCCGCATAGGCAATATGCCGATGGGACCAGTTGCTTTTTAGCTGTTTCTGATCGAACGTGAATGCTTCAGGCGATACAGCCCCCTGATATCCCTTTCCTTCCAGAAAAACGATCAGGGCCTGGTTCAGTTCACCCAGCATGGCATTAGTAACCTCATAAGCCAGGGCCCATTCTTCCGAAGCATACGGTTCCCCCACCAGGTTTGTCCTCGCCAGATCACGGGTAAACGGCACGAAGCAGGCGATCACGATTGACGCAGCCGGAAGCACGTCCTTCGGCAGGCCATGTTCTGGCCCGACGATCTCTTTCAAACGGAGGATATATGGATTCTCAGCATCTGCAAAACCCACCAGCGGCTTCCTCCAAAAATTTATCCCCTTTTTATCCTGATAATCCAAAACAAAATTTTCTATCCACCGTGTAACAACGGTCTTCAGTTTCTCTGGCATTCTGAAAGTCTCCCTGTGATCTGCCGTTTCATAATTTTCAGCGCGGTATATAACATCCTCTTTCGCCTTTCATATCTTTGGAAATTTCCAGATAGACCTGCGCGTTATTCCGCATATCCTCTTTCTCCTCTTCTGTGAGCTGCCTCTTAACCCTGGCCGGGCTTCCCATCACCAGGGAACCGTCTGGAATCTGCATTCCTTTCGTGACCAGACTCCCCGCCGCTATCAGGCAGTCCTTTCCTATGGACGCCTGGTCCAGAACCACCGAGCCCATGCCGATCAGACTGCCGTCCCCAACGGTGCAGCTGTGCAGCACGGCGTTGTGGCCCACCGTGACTCCATCTCCGATCACAGCCGGACATCCTGTAGTCACATGTACCGTACTGTTTTCCTGAATATTCGTTCCACGGCCAATCGTGATGGAGGCCTCATCCCCGCGGATTACACTGAAATACCATACGCTGCTCCCCGCTCCGATGGCTACGTCTCCCAGGATCACCGCTTCACGGGCGATTCTGGCATCCGGGTCTATTTTAGGATTACCATAAATCATAATTCTTCACCTTTTCTCGTCTGAAAAATAAATGCCTGCCGCTTTACGGCTGCTCTCTATAGTATCAACAACATCCAGCATCACTTCCTGGCGGCGGCAGCAGTCCTCATAATCGTCCTCCGCCACCATCCTGGCAATAGCCCGTACTTCATAGAGCCAACGGTCTGGATGATCCTGTAAATTATACACCATTTCCCCCTGTTTTGTCACTACCCGTATCTCTGTCAGCCCGTTGCTTCCGTCCCGGCCGTAGATATATCCCGCTTCGCCCTCTATCTGGATAAAATTCACGCCCCAGGTATCCTTGGCCCCTGAATTGCTGCTGACAAAGCCGTCATACTGCATCATCAGCACACCGGAGGTATCGACCAGCCCCGGATATATGTTGGGATAGTAAACCGCGGAGCAGGGTTTTCCAAAAAGGTATACATTAAAATAGACATTATAGAAATTAATGTCCTGGAGGCAGCCTCCCGCAAATTCCGGGCTGAACACATTCGTCACCCTGCCCTCCTTCAGCAGGTCGTACCGGCTGGAATACTGGCTGTAATTACACATCACCAGCCTGAGCCGTCCTATGGCCGGCAGCTGCTCCTTCAGTACCTGAAGGTTGGGAAGAAATCCCGTCGGAACCGCATCAATCAGATACAGGCTCTTATTCCGCGCCAGCTCTACCAGTTCCCTGGCTTTTTCCACAGATGGCGTAAAGGGCTTCTCACATATGACGTTTTTCCCATATTCCAGCGCCATCTTCACCTGTCCGTAATGCAGGCTGTTGGGTGAAGCCACATAGATAAAATCAATCGCTTCATCCCGCATCAAATCCTCCAGCTTCGTATAGACCTTCTGCACGCCATATTTCTCCGCGAGGGCGCACCCCTTCTCCCGGCTTCTGGAATAGACAGCTTCACAGCTGATGCCCTCCGTAGCCGCCACCCCATTCAATATAGACTGGACAATCACTCCCGATCCAATGGTTCCGATTCTCATGGCTTTCTCTCTCCTTTCGCTACCTCCGTGGCCTGCTCCAGAATCCCCAGGACTTCCAGAACCTCCCAGTCCTGAATACCTTTTTCTCCTCCTGCACAGATTGCCTCTGCCAGACTGTCGTATACCCGCTCATAATGGGCGCAGCCAACGGAAATTCTTTTATACATCCGTTTTCTGCCTGGCAGCGCAGCGTGCCCCAGCGGCTTTCAGGCGCCATTTCCCGCTGGACTCTGTGGCGGCCCGGCGCCTTCTTCTGACCGGAGTTATGGATGACCGGCGGAAGGGTGAAGCTGCCCTTCGTCCCGTGCAGTGTGAACCTGGGATAATCAATCATGACACACATGCTGGTGTTGATCGACACTTTCAGCTTCCCGTAGTGGAATTCCAGGTCATAGCAGTCATCGCCCTGTCCGGGATGGTGAATGCTCCTGACGTCCAGATGCGTCCAGTCCGGACAGCCAAAGAGACTGATCACCTGGTCAACGGTATGTACACCCAGATTATACAGCGTACCCAGGTGATCATACCAGCCATTTTCGCGGAAATAATCATAATGGCTTTCCAGCCGCACCAATTCTCCCAGCTTCCCGCTGTCAATGACACTCTTCAGAGCAAGAAAATCCGCGTCAAACCGGCGGTTCTGGTTCGGCATACAGACAAGCCCCTTTTCCCTGGCCAGGGTAAAAATCTCTTCCGCCTCTGCCGCTGTCGGCGTAAAGGGCTTTTCAACGTTCCTCCAGCGGGAAACCGCGGAAACTAATGAAAGCTATGAAGAGGAGCTGGCACGTTTCTCGGCCATCCGGGCAGGGGAGCCGGACGGAACACAGCCGATCCTGGACACCTTCCGCTCGAACACCTACAGCCATCTTTCCAGGAATCCCCTCCGGAATTCCAGATACCTCTTTGTCGTCAATGCCACCATGGCGACCCGTTTTGCCATCGAAGGCGGCGTTCCCATGGAAACAGCCTATAACATCAGCGACCTCTTTATCCAGCGCATGGACCTCTGCGGCACCCAGGAAGAGATTTAAGAGCTTCTGGATCAGATGGTCCGCACATTTGCCGCACAAGTCCGCAGCTGCCGAAAAAAGGAGGCAGAAAAAACTCTGCCTCCCTCTGTCCGTTATGGTATGGACTATATTCAGAATCATCTTCACGAACGGCTCACACTGGCCGGACTGTGCCGGGAAATCCATCTGACTCCCACCTATTACTGTGCGCTGTTTAAACGTGAAACTGATATGAGCACAGCAGCCTGCTGTGTCATTCTGATTATTCAAGCCAGGAAATCGCCGCATATCTGGCCTTCTCTTCCCACAGCCGTTCCTGCAGCCAGTTCCGCGCCTCTTTCGGCTGTACGCCCACCGAATACCGGAAAAGACATTTCCGGCGCAAGTGGACCCAGCCCGGGCACGATCCTATTCCTTCCGGCCCTGGCCGTCCAGATACCCAGCCAGATTGATTTCGCTCATCATATCCAGCTCTTCATCGGCCGCGTCCAGTTCCTCGTCCCGGATGACCTGATAGCTCTTCCTGTTGAAAATATCATAAATGCAGGGCACCACAAACAGGGTGAGCAGCGTACCGTACAGCAGGCCGCCGATGACCACCACCGCCATGGGCTGGGTCATATCAGCCCCAATCCCGAAACCGACAGCCATCGTGGCCAGACCCAGGATCGTTGTCAGCGCAGTCATCATGATCGGACGCATCCTGGTCTTTCCGGCTGTCACTATCGCCTGACGCTTCTCCATGCCGGCCGCCCGCAGCTGGTTAATATAATCGACCAGCACAATGCCGTTATTTACGATGATGCCGCAGAGCATGACAAAACCGATCATGGAAATGATGCTCACCTCCATCCGGGCGGCCAGGAGTGCCAGGAAACCGCCTGTAAATGCCAGCGGTATGGTAAACATCACAATGAACGGAGACAGCAGTGACTGGAACTGCGCCACCATAATCAGATACATGAATACCAGCGCCAGCAGTAGCATCAGTATCATGTCATCCATCGCACTGCTGATCGTCGCGTCCTCGCCGGCCATTTCATACGTATAGCCCGCAGGCATTTCGTAATCTTCCAGTGCCTTCTGAACCGCCTCAGATACCTTGGTCACATTATGTTCCTCATCCACCATGGCCGATACCGTGAGATAGCGGCTCTGGCTGTCCCGGGTAATAGATGCCAGGCCCTTCCCGTCAGTAAAATCCGCAAGCTCCAGAATCGGTATTTCCTCCGTCGTACCGTCAGGCTTCGCGGCAGTAACCGTGAGCTTCCTGATATCTTCCCTCCCATACTGCTTCTGCGCTTCATCATATACATTCACATCATATTCGTCTGAATCCGTGGACAGCGACGTGACCGCCGATTGTTCAGCCAGCTTCGACCGGATCTGCTGATATACCTGCCCCACTGTCAGATTATGCTTCGCAGCCTCCTCCTTCTTCACAGACACTCTCAGCTCATCTGTAGTCTCTTCAAGGCCGTCGTCTACCTCCCGGGTGCCCTCTGTCGCTTCGATCAGGGCGCTCACATCCCCGGCAATCTTCTGCAGCGTATCCAGATCCTTTCCCTTGATCTCCACGGAAATCCCGCTTCCGCCCAGAGCCGACATATCCATCATGGAAGCGCTGACCTCGATCTCGCAGTCCAGATCCTGCGTCTGATCCAGTATGGCCTGTTCCAGCTCATCCCCGGATAACTGCTTCTGTTCGCTTAAAATAAGATACAGCATGGAGGTGTTCGCAGAAGAGCTTCCGCCGCCCATCATGGACATGGAACCTCCGCTGCTCACCATGGCGCCGATCTCTTCCACATCTTCCAGGGAGGAAAGCCGGTTCATCACTTCGTCGGTCATCTTTCCGATATCCTCTGTTGAGGTGCCCTTCGGCATGGTGACTGTCACGCTGGCCTGAGTGCTCTCCATCTCAGGCATGAAACTGAAGCCTTTGGAAACAGCCGCATACATGGACACCGCCAGCAGGGCTACCGCTCCCAGAAGCACTACGGCCTTGTGGCGCAGGCTGAACCAGGCTGCTTTTTCGTACACCTTTAGAAGCTTCTCCATAAAGCCCGGCGCTTTCTTTTTCTGTTTTTTCAGGATGCCGGAGGCCGCCATCGGAACGAATGTCAGGGCGATCACCAGGCTGGCCAGAAGCGAATAGGCAATTGTCAGGCCCATATCCACAAAAAGCTGCCGGGTAATCCCCTCCGTAAATACGATTGGCAGAAACACACAGACTGTGGTCAGCGTCGAAGCGATGATCGCTCCGCTCATCTGCTTTGCCCCCTGAACCGCCGCCTTTCTCACCGGGATACCCAGATTGTGAAGCCTGTAGATATTCTCAATCACAACGATGGAATTATCCACCAGCATTCCCACACCCAGGGCCAGGCCGGAAAGGGAGATCACATTCAGGGTAATGCCTGAGAAATACATCAGCACGACGGCCGTCAGCACAGAAATTGGTATGGAACACGCCACCACCGCCGTCGGCCGGATATCCCTCAGAAACAGAAACAGGATCAGCACCGCCAGGACCGCGCCCATGCCCAGATTCTGAAGGACAGAATTCACCACCATATCGATGTAGATACCCTGATCCATCAAAGCCGTCACGTGTACGGCCGGATCTTCCTCCTGCAGCTCCCGGAAAAAGTCGTTCAGCCTTCCGGACACATCCCCGGTCGAGTACCCGGTCTGCTTCTGAATCGTCAGCAGCAGGCCGTCCTGCCCGTTAATCTTCGCATAGACCTCGGAAGAATTATCCGTCAGCACCACATCCGCCACATCAGTCAGGCGGACAGGCTCCAGTCCGTCCAGGCCCAGATCCATCAACACCAGGCTCTCCATTTCTTCCTGGCTCTGGAATTTATCTCCCACCCGGATCAGATACTGGATGCCATTCTCTGTCACATATCCCGCCGGCATCGTAAAGTTCTGCGCGGTGAGAATCTGCGTGATCATATCCACAGTGATCTTCGAGCTGAGATCTGCCCCGTCCAGAGCCGCCTCTTTCTGTTCCTCCAGCTGTTCCCTGCCGGTATCCAGCTGACTCTGCCCTTCCTCCAGCTGAGCCTGCCCCACCGCGAGCTGGGCAGATGCTCCGGCCATTTCCACAACCGCAGATATCTGCTGCCGGTTCAGTTCCCCCAGCGCGTCGCTCAGCATTGTCTGCCCGCCGGATATCTGCTGCTTGGCCGATTCCATCTGGCCCAGCGCTGAATTCAGCTGCTCCAGACCGGTGTCCAGGGCCGCCAGTCCCTCATCCGTCTTTCCAATGCCGTCCACCAGCTGCTGTCTCTTTTCCGTGTCCTGGCTCAGCTCCAGCATCTGCTCCAGAGTTCCCTGAAGAACTGTCCTGGAAGCTGTCATCTCCGCCCGCTTTGCCTGTAAAGCCGCGTTCAGTGAAGCCGCATCTGTAAAATCACCGATCCCCATTTGGGACAGAATCCCGGAGGCAGCGGCATATTGCTCCTCCAGCGCTGCCAGCCTGGCCTGCTCTTCCGGAGTCAGACTGTCACCCTTCGCCTTCAGAGCGTCTATTTCTCCCTTCAGGGCCGCAAGCTGGCTGATCTGGGACTGGTCTGACAAAAGGCTGTCAATCGCATCGATTCCGCCGTCCAGAGCCGCAAGCTGCTCCTCCAGGGCTGTGATCTGTCCCGGAAGAGCGTCCAGCGCGGCCAGGGAATCCTGCAGAGTCTCCCTCTGCGCAGCCAGGCTCTCTCTCTGCGCCTGCAGCTCCGATCTCTTACTCGTCGCCTCACTAATTTTATTGTCCAGATCCAGCTCCGTCTTCAGCAGCTCATTCTGTTTGGCAGAAAGCTGGCTCTGGGCTCCCGCCAGCTGGCTGCCCGCCTCTTCCCGTCCGGATTCTAACTGGCTCGTTCCAGATTCCAGCTGGTCCTTTGCATCATTCAATTCTGTCTGTGCGTCCAGCAGCTGGGCTTCGCCCTCCAGGAACTGGCTGGCAACAGCCTCCCGTACTTTCTGGTTCACCTGATCTATTTTCTCCTGACGCAGGATTACCTGCACGCTTTCCTCTACTTCACCGGAACTTTCCACAGAGGCTACGCCTTCCAGGCTTTCTATATCTCCCTCCAGGCTGCTTTTCACATATTCTGTCAGCGCCAGGCTGTCCGATCCGTCCTTTTCCACGGCCGCGACCATGACGGGCATCATTTCAGGGTTCACCTTCATGATGATCGGGTTTCCCACAGAATCATCCCAATAGCTCCCGATCTGATCCAGCAGCTCCCTCATTTCCAGGCTGACAGAATCCATATCTGTAGTCTGGGCAAACTCAAGAATAACCATAGACATGTTTTCTTGGGAAACAGACTGCACCTTCTTGATGTTGCTGACGGTTGCCATGGATTGTTCCACCGGCTTCGTCACCGCCTCCTCCACCTGGGAAGGGCTGGCTCCCGGATAAGCAGTAATGACTATAGCATAGGGAAGATTGATGTCCGGCAGTAAATCTGTCGTCATCCTCTGGAAAGACACAATCCCCAGCACTACAATCAGCACAAGCCCGACAATTACCGTATACGGCTTCTTCACACTAAATTTAGATAACATCCTGTACGCTCCTCATTCACGTTTTCTAAATACAAACAATATTGATGCAACTATAACACATTCAGGGTAAATTCACAATCTGTCTGTTTTCAAAATAACAGCGCTGCGGCTGTATCCGCTGCCGCTTACATAGATACAGCTTCCATTCATACACAGTATACAACATCTTTCTCCTTCATACACCCAGATTGCAAAATGTAATTCCGTGACAGATTCCTGCGTTTTTTCACTGGAAAAGAAAAAGATGGCTAACGACAACCATCTTTTCTCCGTTCCATGTTATAATTCCATCTTTGACAGTTTCTGAATATAAAGGAGCTGTCTGTCGGTTAAACATTTTCTCCCAACATCTCAAATCAAAAGAATCTTTAACAGAATAGATAACTTCTTAATATTCAATTGTTATGGGGTACCGTCAGCATATTCCTGTTCAGGAAGATGCTCCTCTGCACGCTTCAGGTAGGTTTTCAAAAGGAATGTACAGAAATACGGGAGTGTATAAATGTTGTCACTAACTCCCACATTCCCAGCCGTGAACTTCAATCCGTACTGGATATCCGGATATTTATCACTTTCAATCAGTGTCCTCAACGATTTTGCAGTTTCTCTTTTTGCTTTCACCTCGACCGGCATCAGAGATTGCTGCGTTCTGACAAAGAAATCTTCTTCCAAGGTGGAATCCTCTCGTTTGTAATAATACAATCCATAGCCGCACTTGGATAAAGCTTCTCCGACAATGTTCTCATACAACGCCCCTTTATAGACACCGAGATTTTTGTTTGCACGCAAATCCTCCTGCGCCTCATCATCCAGCAGGGCAACGAAAAGACCGGTATCAAAAAAATAAATTTTGTATTTTGTATCGCCATGATTTCCTTTCAAGGGAAGTTCGGGGAAGTTCAGACAGTAGCATATCCGAATGATACCGGCATCTCTAAGCCATTCGATACAGCCGCGATAATCTTTGAACCGCGCACCCTTTGCAACCTTTGAAATTTGGAACTTCTTATTATTTTTTGCCAGCTGGACCGGAATTTGTTCAAACACATTCAGAATCCTCGTTTGATCCATTCCGTCCGCATATTTCCGGATATCCTCCCGGTAGTCCTCTAAAAGCTGCTTTTGAATGTCAAGCGTACCCTCAAAGGTGCCTTTTTGGATATACTCCCTTAAAACTGCCGGCATACCACCCAATATACAGAAGTCCAAAAACAAGTTGCCAAAAACCTTCATCTCAGTTTGATTAAATGGTTTCAGTGTTTCCATGTGCCACAGCATATCTTCGATTGCCGTTCTGTCATACCCTTTGGCCCACAAAAATTCCTCAAAGTCAAGGGAGGTCATTTCGTAATCTGTTTTATATCCCACACTGTTGCTTTCAATTCGTTTGTAATGGATCCCCAGCAGAGAACCGCAGCAGATTATATCAAACCGTCCATCCATTTTGAAAAATTTGAGTGAGGTGGCAATTTCGGGATATTCCTGCAATTCATCGAATATAATGATTGTCTCTCCCGGCTCAAACCGCTTGGACGGATCCATCCGTGAAATGTTCCGGATAATATCATCCGTCTTATATCCATCCTCCGTAATAAGCTTGTATTTCGGCTCCTCTACGAAATTGATATATACAACATTCTTATAACTATCTTCAGCAAAACGCAAGATAGATTCGGTTTTACCGACCTGTCTCGGTCCTTTCACAATCAGCGGTTTTCTGTTCGGATCATACTTCCACGCTGCCAGATACCCGTCAATTTTTCGTTTCAAATATACAGCAGCCATATTCATCCCACCTTTCAACACTTATAGTATACAAAAAATGGGCGACTTTCTTACATGAAACAACATTTTTAGGAGCTAAAAACTTACCGGGCGGCTTTTCCGAACTGGATAAGCTTTTCTTCCAGGCAAGTTTCTTTTCAGATTTTGCTGCTGTATCAGGCCTATTCCCGGCAGCATGCGCAAATTTTTATCTGACAGCGATTTACCGTGTCATCATTCAGATTGTGTCCTTGATTATCCCGTATTTTTAACTGCATGACGCATATAAAATGTTCCGGAGCAAGTAAAAGTATACTGCCCCACTGTTCTGATAACAAAAGAGAAAGCCCCAAAAAGGGGCAATCGGGAAATAGACCGTCGATCTGTTGTTCCGCCGCAATGTCCTATTCTGGTATCCGTATCTGAAGCTCATAGACTGTGTCTTCCAGACTCAGCAGGTAGAGGGATACT includes:
- a CDS encoding efflux RND transporter permease subunit — encoded protein: MLSKFSVKKPYTVIVGLVLIVVLGIVSFQRMTTDLLPDINLPYAIVITAYPGASPSQVEEAVTKPVEQSMATVSNIKKVQSVSQENMSMVILEFAQTTDMDSVSLEMRELLDQIGSYWDDSVGNPIIMKVNPEMMPVMVAAVEKDGSDSLALTEYVKSSLEGDIESLEGVASVESSGEVEESVQVILRQEKIDQVNQKVREAVASQFLEGEAQLLDAQTELNDAKDQLESGTSQLESGREEAGSQLAGAQSQLSAKQNELLKTELDLDNKISEATSKRSELQAQRESLAAQRETLQDSLAALDALPGQITALEEQLAALDGGIDAIDSLLSDQSQISQLAALKGEIDALKAKGDSLTPEEQARLAALEEQYAAASGILSQMGIGDFTDAASLNAALQAKRAEMTASRTVLQGTLEQMLELSQDTEKRQQLVDGIGKTDEGLAALDTGLEQLNSALGQMESAKQQISGGQTMLSDALGELNRQQISAVVEMAGASAQLAVGQAQLEEGQSQLDTGREQLEEQKEAALDGADLSSKITVDMITQILTAQNFTMPAGYVTENGIQYLIRVGDKFQSQEEMESLVLMDLGLDGLEPVRLTDVADVVLTDNSSEVYAKINGQDGLLLTIQKQTGYSTGDVSGRLNDFFRELQEEDPAVHVTALMDQGIYIDMVVNSVLQNLGMGAVLAVLILFLFLRDIRPTAVVACSIPISVLTAVVLMYFSGITLNVISLSGLALGVGMLVDNSIVVIENIYRLHNLGIPVRKAAVQGAKQMSGAIIASTLTTVCVFLPIVFTEGITRQLFVDMGLTIAYSLLASLVIALTFVPMAASGILKKQKKKAPGFMEKLLKVYEKAAWFSLRHKAVVLLGAVALLAVSMYAAVSKGFSFMPEMESTQASVTVTMPKGTSTEDIGKMTDEVMNRLSSLEDVEEIGAMVSSGGSMSMMGGGSSSANTSMLYLILSEQKQLSGDELEQAILDQTQDLDCEIEVSASMMDMSALGGSGISVEIKGKDLDTLQKIAGDVSALIEATEGTREVDDGLEETTDELRVSVKKEEAAKHNLTVGQVYQQIRSKLAEQSAVTSLSTDSDEYDVNVYDEAQKQYGREDIRKLTVTAAKPDGTTEEIPILELADFTDGKGLASITRDSQSRYLTVSAMVDEEHNVTKVSEAVQKALEDYEMPAGYTYEMAGEDATISSAMDDMILMLLLALVFMYLIMVAQFQSLLSPFIVMFTIPLAFTGGFLALLAARMEVSIISMIGFVMLCGIIVNNGIVLVDYINQLRAAGMEKRQAIVTAGKTRMRPIMMTALTTILGLATMAVGFGIGADMTQPMAVVVIGGLLYGTLLTLFVVPCIYDIFNRKSYQVIRDEELDAADEELDMMSEINLAGYLDGQGRKE
- a CDS encoding ATP-binding protein, which codes for MAAVYLKRKIDGYLAAWKYDPNRKPLIVKGPRQVGKTESILRFAEDSYKNVVYINFVEEPKYKLITEDGYKTDDIIRNISRMDPSKRFEPGETIIIFDELQEYPEIATSLKFFKMDGRFDIICCGSLLGIHYKRIESNSVGYKTDYEMTSLDFEEFLWAKGYDRTAIEDMLWHMETLKPFNQTEMKVFGNLFLDFCILGGMPAVLREYIQKGTFEGTLDIQKQLLEDYREDIRKYADGMDQTRILNVFEQIPVQLAKNNKKFQISKVAKGARFKDYRGCIEWLRDAGIIRICYCLNFPELPLKGNHGDTKYKIYFFDTGLFVALLDDEAQEDLRANKNLGVYKGALYENIVGEALSKCGYGLYYYKREDSTLEEDFFVRTQQSLMPVEVKAKRETAKSLRTLIESDKYPDIQYGLKFTAGNVGVSDNIYTLPYFCTFLLKTYLKRAEEHLPEQEYADGTP